A portion of the Microbacterium hominis genome contains these proteins:
- a CDS encoding beta-galactosidase: MTTTAPRRRIDRLAHWRRGPRLGSAYYNEYLPDPSRLAIDLQLMREAGLSVIRVGESVWSTWEPREGVFDLEWLTPVLDGAADHGIDVILGTPTYAIPPWLQVKHPELAVVRRDGSPVPWGGRQEVDYTSELFRGYARRVIETVVGRHGRHSALVAVQLDNEAGLHLIHNEQLVARFRGWVADRFETPDELNRAWGLAYWSHRISSFDELWAPAGNTTPAYDLAWRRFQAEQTTAYLAWQAEVVRPLVAETTALTTCIAYGRPAMDDVAVGATLDIAGGNAYAIAQDALQLEREGAGDQWFADDVPQLVLLADRMRGSRQEPFLVTETGAASIGAAHQTRPPYAGQLGQTAWLLASRGARLVSYWHWHTLHSGWESHWGGILGHDLRPGRIHGEIADIAAQFAAAEDWLADAVPDAQVAILSSRDAEWMMDFEPPLARADGSADPRSFARIQRSFARAVLDAGLQAGVVDERQLPDATAMLARFPIVVAAGLFCLADRTMDVLVEYVRRGGVLILGPRTGVADGLGRVRSVTAPGVLRAAAGVRHDEFAALSGEIALRGSGPLEGVEGVASGWIDGLVPEGGEVVAGYRHPHYGRFAAAVAHSFGEGRVLTVGTIADRAMLARLLAAVAPAPDPAPPVAGLAGSMTAHSLIGPRGRVWVLHNWSPHPSSVTTARAAQDLLHGGRAYPSGETVTLGPWAVAVWADSALA, from the coding sequence ATGACGACCACCGCCCCGCGCCGGCGCATCGACCGGCTCGCGCACTGGCGGCGGGGACCGCGGCTCGGCTCGGCGTACTACAACGAATACCTGCCCGATCCTTCGCGGCTCGCGATCGATCTGCAGCTGATGCGCGAGGCGGGGCTCTCCGTCATCCGGGTGGGCGAGTCGGTGTGGTCGACATGGGAGCCCCGTGAGGGCGTATTCGACCTCGAGTGGCTCACCCCCGTGCTCGACGGCGCGGCCGATCACGGGATCGACGTGATCCTGGGCACGCCGACGTACGCCATTCCGCCGTGGCTGCAGGTGAAGCATCCCGAACTCGCCGTGGTGCGCCGAGACGGGTCGCCGGTGCCGTGGGGTGGGCGGCAGGAGGTCGACTACACGTCGGAGCTGTTCCGCGGGTACGCGCGGCGGGTGATCGAGACGGTCGTCGGCCGGCACGGCCGGCACTCTGCCCTCGTGGCCGTCCAGCTCGACAACGAAGCGGGCCTGCATCTCATCCACAACGAACAGCTCGTCGCGCGGTTCCGGGGCTGGGTGGCCGACAGATTCGAGACGCCGGATGAGCTCAACCGGGCGTGGGGCCTGGCCTACTGGTCGCACCGCATCTCCTCCTTCGACGAGCTCTGGGCGCCCGCAGGCAACACGACGCCCGCCTATGATCTGGCGTGGCGGAGGTTCCAGGCTGAGCAGACGACCGCTTACCTCGCGTGGCAGGCGGAGGTCGTCCGTCCGCTGGTCGCTGAGACCACGGCTCTCACGACCTGCATCGCCTACGGCCGCCCCGCGATGGACGACGTCGCCGTCGGCGCGACCCTCGATATCGCCGGCGGCAACGCCTACGCGATCGCGCAGGACGCCCTGCAGCTCGAGAGGGAGGGAGCGGGCGACCAGTGGTTCGCCGACGACGTTCCGCAGCTCGTGCTCCTGGCCGACCGCATGCGCGGGTCGCGCCAGGAGCCGTTCCTCGTCACGGAGACCGGCGCCGCATCGATCGGCGCCGCCCACCAGACGCGCCCGCCGTACGCCGGTCAGCTCGGCCAGACCGCCTGGCTGCTGGCATCGCGCGGCGCGCGCCTGGTGTCGTACTGGCACTGGCACACGCTGCACTCGGGATGGGAGTCGCACTGGGGAGGGATCCTCGGCCACGACCTCCGCCCGGGCCGCATCCACGGCGAGATCGCCGATATCGCCGCCCAGTTCGCCGCAGCCGAGGACTGGCTCGCCGATGCCGTGCCCGATGCGCAGGTCGCGATCCTCTCGTCGCGCGACGCGGAATGGATGATGGACTTCGAGCCTCCGCTCGCCCGGGCCGACGGCTCGGCTGATCCGCGCTCGTTCGCGCGGATCCAGCGCTCGTTCGCGCGCGCGGTGCTGGATGCCGGGCTTCAGGCGGGCGTCGTCGACGAGCGTCAGCTCCCCGACGCGACCGCGATGCTCGCGCGGTTCCCGATCGTCGTCGCTGCGGGACTGTTCTGTCTCGCCGATCGAACGATGGACGTGCTCGTCGAGTACGTGAGGCGCGGCGGGGTGCTCATCCTCGGACCGCGCACGGGCGTCGCCGACGGCCTCGGGCGCGTGCGGTCGGTGACGGCGCCGGGGGTGCTGCGTGCGGCGGCCGGGGTGCGACACGACGAGTTCGCCGCGCTCTCCGGCGAGATCGCTCTGCGCGGTTCGGGGCCGCTCGAGGGGGTCGAGGGCGTCGCGTCGGGCTGGATCGACGGGCTCGTTCCGGAAGGCGGTGAGGTGGTGGCCGGCTACCGGCACCCCCATTACGGACGGTTCGCCGCCGCGGTCGCACATTCCTTCGGGGAGGGGCGCGTGCTCACGGTCGGCACGATCGCGGATCGGGCCATGCTCGCACGCCTCCTCGCGGCCGTCGCCCCGGCGCCGGATCCCGCCCCGCCGGTCGCCGGGCTCGCAGGCTCGATGACCGCGCACTCCCTCATCGGACCCCGCGGGCGCGTGTGGGTGCTGCACAACTGGTCGCCCCATCCGTCGTCGGTGACGACGGCGCGGGCGGCGCAGGATCTCCTCCACGGCGGGCGGGCATACCCGAGCGGGGAGACGGTGACGCTCGGGCCGTGGGCGGTCGCCGTGTGGGCGGACTCGGCGCTCGCCTGA
- a CDS encoding apiosidase-like domain-containing protein — protein sequence MTAPHQIVELVFEGPEVPIPATRTPMTAFVRAGGGAERAVQGFWDGGRRYLVRFLPEEPGTWSWRTESEDAALDGLTGEVEVAGAAAGDHGVVRVAHRFHFAHADGTPFRPVGATAYNWLHQDEPLFTQTVDEIAAAGFNKLRFMVFPQGGGYVEHVPALMPFEKTDGRYDVSRPVPAFFQRLDRAVEMLGARGIQADVLIYNAYDRGQFGLNELTEEEDAAYLRYLVARLSAHPHVWWSLCNEYDQLDRPEERWDRIGALLAEIDPHDHLRSIHNWEEIYDNNQSWVTHASIQNGSATTDFGRASLYRDVWRKPVVLDEIKYEGDIPERWGNIAAEQLVHQFWITTVAGCYASHGESFAIPSGSLHMVEGGRLRGRSPQRLAFLRRILEELRIPGLDPIDKWDDPAHVAGRARDQYLQYLGRSAPAQWTFRLPQGSGGVPLEVGDRFEVDVIDTWGMTVTPAGRTFTLDDVRRNDAFATADAALALPEGEAIALRITRVR from the coding sequence ATGACCGCCCCGCACCAGATCGTCGAGCTCGTCTTCGAAGGACCGGAGGTGCCGATCCCCGCCACCCGCACGCCGATGACCGCGTTCGTGCGCGCCGGCGGCGGAGCTGAACGCGCCGTCCAGGGATTCTGGGACGGCGGCCGCCGCTACCTCGTGCGGTTCCTGCCGGAGGAGCCGGGTACGTGGTCCTGGCGGACCGAGAGCGAGGATGCCGCGCTCGACGGCCTCACCGGCGAGGTCGAGGTCGCCGGCGCCGCCGCGGGGGACCATGGTGTCGTGCGCGTCGCACACCGGTTCCACTTCGCTCACGCTGACGGCACACCCTTCCGGCCGGTCGGCGCGACCGCGTACAACTGGCTGCACCAGGACGAGCCGCTGTTCACGCAGACCGTGGACGAGATCGCGGCGGCGGGGTTCAACAAGCTGCGGTTCATGGTCTTCCCGCAGGGCGGCGGGTACGTCGAGCACGTTCCCGCGCTGATGCCGTTCGAGAAGACCGACGGGCGGTACGACGTGAGCCGGCCGGTGCCCGCCTTCTTCCAGCGCCTCGACCGCGCCGTCGAGATGCTCGGGGCTCGTGGCATCCAGGCCGACGTCCTCATCTACAACGCGTACGACCGTGGGCAGTTCGGGTTGAACGAGTTGACCGAGGAGGAGGACGCCGCCTACCTGCGCTACCTCGTCGCGCGCCTCTCGGCCCACCCGCATGTGTGGTGGTCGCTGTGTAACGAGTACGACCAGCTCGACCGTCCCGAGGAGCGCTGGGATCGCATCGGTGCGCTCCTGGCCGAGATCGACCCGCACGACCACCTCCGATCGATCCACAACTGGGAGGAGATCTACGACAACAACCAGTCGTGGGTCACCCACGCGTCGATCCAGAACGGGTCGGCGACGACCGACTTCGGCCGCGCCTCGCTCTATCGGGACGTGTGGCGCAAGCCCGTGGTGCTCGACGAGATCAAGTACGAGGGCGACATCCCGGAGCGCTGGGGGAACATCGCCGCGGAGCAGCTCGTGCACCAGTTCTGGATCACGACCGTGGCGGGCTGCTACGCATCGCACGGCGAGAGCTTCGCGATTCCGAGCGGCAGCCTCCACATGGTCGAGGGCGGCCGACTGCGGGGGCGGTCGCCGCAGCGCCTCGCCTTCCTCCGCCGCATCCTGGAGGAGCTGCGGATCCCCGGCCTCGATCCCATCGACAAGTGGGATGATCCCGCCCATGTTGCCGGACGCGCGCGGGATCAGTATCTGCAGTACCTCGGACGGTCGGCGCCCGCGCAGTGGACGTTCCGCCTGCCGCAGGGGAGCGGCGGAGTGCCGCTCGAGGTCGGCGACCGGTTCGAGGTCGACGTCATCGACACGTGGGGCATGACGGTGACGCCCGCGGGCCGCACGTTCACACTCGACGACGTGCGGCGCAACGACGCCTTCGCGACGGCGGATGCCGCGCTCGCCCTGCCCGAGGGCGAGGCGATCGCGCTGCGGATCACCCGGGTGCGCTGA